From one Branchiostoma floridae strain S238N-H82 chromosome 3, Bfl_VNyyK, whole genome shotgun sequence genomic stretch:
- the LOC118411566 gene encoding ankyrin repeat domain-containing protein 50-like — translation MSDPRSHLWNAIRKGDIKLVRVLLEGGEVNVNDSYVHGEGGAEPPGNISTFLCHACDVGKLDIVELLVEKGASLNLQEANLTKEYPLWYAARSGNVSLASFLADKGANVRQTNANGTTPMHKAMEVGDRQASVELTELFLAHGAEVDAKNRWGNTPAHLAARCNNVDALRVLIARGADITCKNNDGNTVYDRALHYGSEAIRDFILRRAAGRISHNKCTPAFDATDGETAPSILQAQIEELQYENSRLQDIITNQEKRLDELQENYSDLRAEMAEIRNKVFGKGTPSKDGATATPMSERHSALTSHPAYTRHAAHWRHRLLVPGKRLRRPSSGGSQGADHPARHQQETLGNRADPRRPGVLCLPSWPHQYQTTTLSRHVGGTDLDL, via the coding sequence ATGTCGGACCCGAGAAGTCACCTGTGGAACGCTATCCGTAAAGGCGACATAAAGCTGGTCCGGGTGCTTTTAGAAGGCGGGGAAGTTAACGTCAACGACTCGTACgtgcatggggaggggggcgcagaACCTCCCGGCAATATTTCCACTTTTCTCTGCCACGCCTGCGATGTTGGGAAACTTGACATTGTCGAACTTCTAGTGGAGAAAGGAGCTTCTCTAAATCTACAGGAGGCCAATTTGACTAAAGAATATCCTCTATGGTATGCTGCAAGATCCGGAAACGTAAGCTTAGCGAGCTTCCTTGCGGATAAAGGCGCAAATGTTAGACAAACGAACGCGAATGGGACAACTCCGATGCATAAGGCCATGGAAGTCGGAGACCGACAAGCGTCTGTAGAACTAACCGAGCTTTTCTTGGCTCACGGCGCGGAGGTGGATGCAAAGAACAGGTGGGGGAATACACCGGCCCACCTGGCGGCCAGGTGTAACAACGTGGACGCCCTGCGTGTGCTTATAGCGAGGGGAGCCGACATAACGTGTAAGAATAATGACGGCAACACCGTGTACGACCGCGCTCTGCACTACGGCTCCGAGGCTATAAGGGACTTCATCCTACGCCGAGCAGCGGGAAGAATCTCTCATAACAAGTGTACACCCGCCTTTGATGCCACTGACGGAGAAACAGCGCCCTCAATTCTCCAAGCACAGATAGAAGAACTGCAATACGAGAACAGTCGTCTACAGGACATCATTACCAATCAAGAAAAACGGTTGGACGAACTACAAGAAAACTATTCAGACCTCCGAGCTGAAATGGCAGAGATACGAAACAAGGTGTTCGGGAAAGGAACGCCGTCTAAAGATGGAGCTACAGCTACGCCTATGTCGGAAAGACATTCTGCGCTCACATCACACCCAGCTTATACAAGACATGCAGCCCACTGGCGTCATCGACTACTTGTACCAGGAAAACGTCTTAGACGACCATCTTCAGGCGGAAGCCAAGGCGCAGACCACCCGGCAAGACATCAACAAGAAACTCTTGGAAATCGTGCCGACCCGAGGAGACCGGGCGTTCTATGTCTTCCATCATGGCCTCATCAATACCAAACAACAACACTTAGCCGACATGTTGGTGGAACGGACTTAGACTTATAG